AACGCAAGAATTCTTAGCCGAGTGCTTTTGATAAGCATTTTCGTGGCTTTATACTGACCCCAAAGAGCTGCATATGCTGGATTGGGGTAGCTGTACAGTGTCGGGGAATAGAAATCTGAGGATGGCCATGACGGAAGGTCAATATTTGATAATGTGTGTTGTTGGAGCTGGTGCCACGCAGATGGGATATGGGAAATGCAAGTTTCTAAGTCTACATCGAGAATATGGGACTCGCTTTCGAGCTCTTTGAGTATTACAGCTGACCGGGTTTGCGCTGATCCACCTCGAGCAGTGATTTCATCAATGAGAGCGAACAGCCGATGGCGGAGGTTCACCAGACCTATTATAATTCTGTCGTATTCAAGTTCAAGTCCGTGCTCACCGAAGAATGCACCATCATGGATCCAATGTGGCAGTGCTGCATTTCGCATGAGGGCCGATCTGATCAGCCCCCGTCTGGTATGATTAATGATATTCGTTGCGGGCTTATCACGACTCAAACAGTCATTCCACACCTTCAAGATCGCCAACGCTCCATCGTGATGTAAGAAGCTGGGTGAGGCGTGTACAAATGGGGTCTGGGTCACTGGACGATATACCGAATCCTCGTAGCGACCCATAAAGAAGACCGCAAGTAGGCACGAGTCGAAATTATCAGGTGTCAGGTAATGTATCGCACTTTGCGCTACTTTCAGCAGTCGATGGTACGTAGCAGAGGCCACCAATGCTGCGCTGGGGTAATTCTGGGTCCTTGAAAACATCGCTAGAGCCAGTGAAGATACTGCTAGCTCCAAGAAAGGACACCACGGCCttggtggaaggaaagctAGACATCCTCTAGTGACATCTTTGACAATATCGGGAACATTATACGGTGCCTGGACATAGTTGTGCATATAGTATGCCATTGCGTACATTTTCATATCGGCAGGCTTGTACGACACATGTAGATTCATTTTCATTGAGCGAGGTCCTCTAGGACGCTTCTTCTGACGGCTTGCGTAGGAATTCTCGGTAAGCCAGACTTGTTGGTCCCGCATGCCATAGCATGTTCGGCGGGATTTTATGCATCGTTGACAGATTGGTTGAGTCTTATCGCACTACGAGAAGCGTTAGCTGGAACCCTAGTCAGGTAGGCGCATGGCTGCCACGCTAGTAGTATGCATTGTACCTTGATTCGTCGATCCCTGCATGTTTGGCATCCGCCACCGGTGAAAGGCATGGTTCTGAGGTGTAACAAGTGGTAACTTTGGTAACTTGTGAAAGCCGTGTAATTCAAGTCCAATAAATGCTTTATACCGTCTGACAACACTAGTAAGTAGGCTAAAGTGTCGTCTCTTTAGGATTGCCCTAAGTTTATGTGCTGCTCGCGGGTTTCGCCCGATACGGTTTAGCCGAAGGATCATTGCTTATAAACGTCGGTCGGTTTCGGTGTTTAGCAGCTCCCTAAAGCCGACGTGTGGATTTAATGCATTTTGTTATAATAGAGACAGTTCACGACGTTTCGAGGCTTTATACACCTTAAATGGCGCCTCCAGAAATTCATCCCCTCCATTCCCTCCAAAAAACAACACTTGCAAAGCGCGGCGATATCCCCTATACCTGTGGCTGCTTTTATGTCGAGGATTCGCGGCGGCGGCCCTCTCTTGTGCATAGCGAGAGCTACGCAGCAGTATTGTCCACATAGCCTCGTATATTGCACCATTGCTTCCTAGTCCTATTTCCAGAGAGCCCCGGCAATCGCAGCCGCTGCGAGTACAACCAAAGCTACATCGCCCTTGTAGTCTTTCCCTGCCAGTACCTGCATGGCCAGTCCCATGATGAAAAACGTAAGACTAACAGCCGCAGCGGAAAACTTGGCCGTCCTTGCCCCAAATAGTAGCGTGAGTCCAACGATTGTGTCCATAATAGGAGTGATCCTTGCGACAGTGGAGCCGTCATCCGGTGCATGATATTCCTGGAATGCGTACCACCCCGGGGTATACGCGCCATGCGTGAAGCGGGAGAAGGCACCAAGCAGGACGacagaagagagaagatatatCGAGAGGGTTGAGAGTCGTGGCAACATTTTGAACAGATAGGTTACCAAAGTGACGCGTCTTTGTTGAATCACTTGCGTTAAAGTAAGAGCTCAATGTGAAGACAGGAGAATGACTTGGCTTCTGTATATCGTGCTGAAGAGGTgatatttctttctcataACTTCACCGGAGTTGTAGCTCTAGGTTTCGCCCCCACGATGCCACGCCATCAGCAATGTCTCTAAATATCGCACGTGACATAAGATGAAGTTCATCTGTATTTGTATATGAAAGTAAGTAGTACTTCTTCAAATATGTGGCTAGCACCATGGGGTGGGTACAGAAGGTTCCACAGCCTCGGAACCCCAGTTTTCAAGGTTCCAAGCCCCGGACTCTGGCAATTTCTCCGCACCAGTcggaagggaagaaagcgaagaagaaacaattCATAGTGCTGATGTCATTGTGAAGTTAAAAATTGTTCCCATCATCTGAATGTCGTCTCACCTCGCGGGGTAGGACTCGGAGTGTCAGAACAAGTTACTAAGAAGCAACTGGAAAACTACAAGATGATGCGCTGGCGATCCTTTCTATCTCTCGCACGAGAGGCATGCTATCCTTGTAGAATCGAGACTGCATGCTTCGGAAGCTAATTTCTGAATAGCGTCATGGTCCATTCACAAGGCATGTGCGTCAATTCAGTCTCCTAGAGCACCACTCGCATAACCTTTTGAAACAGGTAAGGCAGTCTACCTTTAGAGTAGCATCAAGTGATTGAGACCCCTGCTAGTTCCAAATTCCTGTTCCCGAAGGGTTTGTAGTCAAGAGTCCTGAGGCAGCTCGGGATGTTGTATACAACATTGGTGAGTTTCTGGTCAGGCGATGATTGGATACCGGGAGGGCTATCTGAACCATTGTTTAATGCTAAAGCTACATCAGGTGCACCATCAGTCATGAAGGCGCAAATACTTGCGGGCGGGCGAGGTAAGGGCAAGTATAACAGCGATGGAAAAGGTGGCGTTCGCATTGTCGACTCGTGGGTTCCTACGAAACCAGTGACATTTACCAACTCTGACAATATTCCAGACCGGACGAGGCTTTCGAAAATGCATCCAATATGATCGGTTACTCTCTCGTCACGAAGCAAACACCACCCGACGGTCTTCCAGTAAACAAACTATACATCTACAAATCGGTCGATATTGCCCAAGAGTTCTACGTGGCTATTACCTTCGATCGCGCACGGTACAAGCCTGTTCTCCTAATGTCTGATGATGGTGGCGTCAATATTGAGTCGAACGTAAATCAGCTCCAGCGGTTTTGGTTCAATCTCTCTACTGGAATCACTCCTGAGATTGCAGCTTATATTGAAGCACAATTTGGGTTTTCGGACGACGACATGGGTATGGTCACACATATCTTGCGTCAGCTAGTAAAGCTATTCCGGGAGAAAGACGCTACTCTTCTTGAACTGAACCCTTTCGTGCGTACAACGGAAGGGTCTTTGATTTGTATAGATGCGAAGTTCAACTTTGATGACTCGGCGAAGTTTCGACAGCCTGAGCTGGTTAGTCTCGTGGAACACTCGGCGGAGGAGAAAGATGAATACGAAGCTTCCCAGCTGGGTCTTTCCTACATCCGGCTGGACGGGAATATTGGTGTTATTGTTAATGGTGCTGGTTTAGCCATGGCGACTAATGACTTAGTTACCTTGTACGGCGGGAACTGTGCGAACTTCCTGGATATTGGTGGAGGTGCGACAAAAGAGACATTGTCAAAGGCATTTTCAATTCTACAGGGCGATTCCCGCACAAAGGCGCTGTTCATCAATATATATGGCGGTGAGTATTGACTGACTTCGAAGGTTCATAGCTAATCAGATCATATACCAGGGATTGTTCGTTGTGATATGATTGCCGAGTCGATACTGGCCGCTTCTGCTGCGATGGGAGGGTTCAGCATTCCAGTTGTGGTTCGGCTACAAGGTACAAACTATGAAAAGGGCTTTAAATTGGGAAGTACAcctcttctacttctacttgCAACTGACTAATACGGTTTGTAGATTCAAACATCTGGTCTAGACAATATAATTTTAGAGGCCGATTTCGATGCAGCTGCTAAAAAGATCGTCGAGCTTACAAATAGTTCGTGATGAGTGATGTATTTTATAAAGTTTCTGGTGAATACATCACCGAGCCCACCAGTGTTGACATCGGTGTGAGGATGTGCAGAATATGGTGTGCGTATAGGACATACCTAGTCATGCAGCAGGTGGCTGGATAGGTGAACGTTTTATCTCTGCAGAGACTCCTCTCCAAGATCACCTATATAACAGTGACTTTGAGCGCTGCTCCTCTAGCAGAAACTATTCAGATTTCACTGATTGCCTTACCTGCCTTGACAGAAGACGAGTTTATATTTACTCATTGATAGTTCTCTCCATTTAGTGAACGCTCTACTTGCAAGCATCAATACATGTCAGTGAAGGTATTATCATTCATATAACAATCTAGTGCATCTTCAACATTAGTACCCCAAACAAGAGATCTGACCTGCTACTCAATTCCCACACTCCTCTTAGGCCATAGAGCACTACCATTCCGTCCCCTCATCCGGCTTAAACAAAAGCTCCCCATTGATATTAAAAATATGCTCATCAAGATAGCAATGATCCGACACATAATCCCCGGAACTATTCAGAAGATCGCCATGAAGAACGGGCAGTCGAGACGGTCCTTCTCTGGTTATCTCGAGATTCCGGCATGTACGGGTAACGTTCTTTCCGCCCCAGATAAAATGCCCTAGTAGAGGTGGAGATTAACATGCGCCGGAAGTTTAAtggtaaagaaaaaagaccTTACCGTTATCATTACCGAGGAAGTCATCGAGGAAGATGTCGCTGGTTAGACCTGATCCTTCATCGTTGTTGCATATGGCGACTAGGGAGGTTCTCCTTTGGCCTTGTTCGGGGGTTAGGTGGATGTCGCAGGAGGTTTGGTGGAAGGACATTGTTAATGGGTAATAAACGGCACTTTGGCTGAAAGTATGTTAGGATCACATAGTGGACTTTGATAAGGAGTTCTTTGGGTGCGTGCGAGACCAATTATATAGCTGGATTGTGGCTACGAGATTAAGTTGGGATTGcataatcatgatgtagCGGAGTAATGATCTTCCAGTAACATCCCTACTTCATGGGAAATATGTGCCTATTCGAGCTCTTCTTGGGTTCTTAGTGGAACACTGTGTCTGTGAATCGTGGTAGCTATTTACCTGAGTTCATGCTGTCATATGACATTGGCCATGTCAGGCACTTTTTCGTCTCCCTGGTAAGTTAATAAGGTCGTGTTCTATATAAAAACTGCCCCTGCGGTGGTGGACGTGTTGGATCTACATGTCGTTCATGGTTTAAATTATAAGGGCGTTATGATGAATAGTTATAATTGATTTTTGCATTCATAGTATTTTACAGGAAGTCAAAAGAACGgcgaggggaagaaagtaaAGCAAAATTTCCCACCGATAGTCTGCTGTCCGGGATAGGTGCCTCGATTAGTAAGGTTGGCAAAGTTTCGGGGATTGGGAAAAAGAACTCCATAGGTTGTTGGCGTATATACAGATAATAACTATGtacaggaagaaagaggacaCGAGCAGCGCGGTTCACGGGCAGCCTGGTGTCAAGGGTAATATTTATACATGTCAAATGAATGATCCTTTGAACTCAGACGGGCGAATGTTCCCCATTCTCATTCATGGCAACCAATTGGTAATCGTTAGAGCGCAACCGATATAGCTTGAAGAGTttgcaacagcagcaatagCGATACAGACCAGCAAGCAACCCACCGACACTTACGACCATTGCGAGGCCCAGGACCCAATTGTGCAGATCGAGAAACTTGTCGGAACTCGACCTTTGCTCTTTCTGGAGCACCTCGGTGACACCAAGGACATTCCCTTCGGAGTCTAGAGCTGCGAGCCGGAATAAAGGACCAAGGTCCTCCGGAATGTCGATTTCTGTCTCAAACCCAGTCTTTTCGAATTGTGCCACTACCCCAAACGAGGACTCGGTCAAATCGTCGGATGTCCACACCTCTAATCTCCATGATGTAACTTCTGTTGCACCGTTCCAGCTCACGTACACTTTGCCATCGTCGACCTCAGCGTCAGGGGTCGTCTGAGGGTGTCCCACCCAGTCACCCTTGAAGGCACGGTAGGAGACAACGCGTccaaagctgaagaaggccgaagcGCCAAAATGGACATTGCACAGCAACTCTCCATCGGCGCTGAATTCGGTATAGGCGGCACTGTGGCCCCAGCCAACTAGAACACGGCCGGTGTCATCCAGCATCTGCACATTGCCTTGTGATACGGACTTCATCTGTTGGGGATGATAGTAAGCAGCCAGCAACCAGGCCTGACGGGAGGGGATATCCAGCTGAATAGCCATCCCGCGACTCTCATTGTCTGGATCATTGTAGGAGTGGGCCGCGTTGTCGAAAAGCGTTAAGGTGCTGTTCGCGTGCCACCGCGCATCATGCTGCCAGGCGAAATTCGTTGCTTCACCATCCGAGAGATCCGTGAAATCATTCATTTTGCCCCCTAGTGTCCATAGTAAAGATCCGGTATTTGGATCAATGCAGCTGACCGAATGTGTGTGTCGGGATGAAACAAGGTAATTTCCCTGGTCATCTTTCCCGACGCtgttgatgtggaagaagtcaaaagCCGATGCGCGATCTGTTCCAGCTTCGCCCAGAGGCTCATACGTGCTGCTGACAGGATAGTGTTTTGAAGCACGCCACTCGAACAGCAGTTCACCGGTCTCGATGTCGATCTCCTGGAACACGCCGTCAAATATCCAGCCTAGTTCCGGACCTCCGACATCTGTTAGGTCCACTGGCGTTGGGTCGTAGATAGTCACCAGTGCTGTTCCCTCGTCCGTTATTGTGAATTCATGCAGATCACCACCGTAGTTGCCGACAGGGTTAATCACGTATCGTTGGGTATAAGTGGAATCGAGCTTGTCATGGTCAGTCCAGCACATATCCTCCTTTCTCAGATGTGACGTACCATATACCACGATCCATAGCCGCGAGTCTCAATCTCGCGACCTTCCCAGTAGGTTAAGTAGTCTTCACCCTTATATCGCTGGACTTTGAAATCCTGTGTGGTCTCCCAGTTGTACTTCATCCAAACAAGATTGCCATGAGCATCGAGAATCATCGGACCTGCTTGGGGTACCGAATCACCGCGGGGCGCAAGGAATGTGTATCGAGGGTCACACCCTGAATCGGATTCCGTGATTTCGATAATCGGCGATTCATATTCAAAGGAAACGTAGCCAGTCGAAGGCCCGAACCCATACAGACCTAGGTCATATTGGCTCAAGTCCGTGCGAAAGCGGAACCGCAGAAATTGCGGCAGCACAAAGACGTAAAAAAGGTAGAGAAAGCTGATGGCCACGCCGACCGTAGCGATATGGCGACCGGTGATGAGCCTCAGCGGCGAGCGACGGGCATTCTTCGGAGCCCAAGTCCAAGAGGACATTGGGACATGACG
The sequence above is a segment of the Aspergillus oryzae RIB40 DNA, chromosome 3 genome. Coding sequences within it:
- a CDS encoding CVNH domain-containing protein (predicted protein) yields the protein MSFHQTSCDIHLTPEQGQRRTSLVAICNNDEGSGLTSDIFLDDFLGNDNGHFIWGGKNVTRTCRNLEITREGPSRLPVLHGDLLNSSGDYVSDHCYLDEHIFNINGELLFKPDEGTEW
- a CDS encoding succinate--CoA ligase subunit beta (succinyl-CoA synthetase, beta subunit), with protein sequence MSLNIAQHHSHNLLKQFQIPVPEGFVVKSPEAARDVVYNIGAPSVMKAQILAGGRGKGKYNSDGKGGVRIVDSPDEAFENASNMIGYSLVTKQTPPDGLPVNKLYIYKSVDIAQEFYVAITFDRARYKPVLLMSDDGGVNIESNVNQLQRFWFNLSTGITPEIAAYIEAQFGFSDDDMGMVTHILRQLVKLFREKDATLLELNPFVRTTEGSLICIDAKFNFDDSAKFRQPELVSLVEHSAEEKDEYEASQLGLSYIRLDGNIGVIVNGAGLAMATNDLVTLYGGNCANFLDIGGGATKETLSKAFSILQGDSRTKALFINIYGGIVRCDMIAESILAASAAMGGFSIPVVVRLQGTNYEKGFKLGNNIILEADFDAAAKKIVELTNSS
- a CDS encoding arylsulfotransferase family protein (predicted protein), producing the protein MSSWTWAPKNARRSPLRLITGRHIATVGVAISFLYLFYVFVLPQFLRFRFRTDLSQYDLGLYGFGPSTGYVSFEYESPIIEITESDSGCDPRYTFLAPRGDSVPQAGPMILDAHGNLVWMKYNWETTQDFKVQRYKGEDYLTYWEGREIETRGYGSWYMLDSTYTQRYVINPVGNYGGDLHEFTITDEGTALVTIYDPTPVDLTDVGGPELGWIFDGVFQEIDIETGELLFEWRASKHYPVSSTYEPLGEAGTDRASAFDFFHINSVGKDDQGNYLVSSRHTHSVSCIDPNTGSLLWTLGGKMNDFTDLSDGEATNFAWQHDARWHANSTLTLFDNAAHSYNDPDNESRGMAIQLDIPSRQAWLLAAYYHPQQMKSVSQGNVQMLDDTGRVLVGWGHSAAYTEFSADGELLCNVHFGASAFFSFGRVVSYRAFKGDWVGHPQTTPDAEVDDGKVYVSWNGATEVTSWRLEVWTSDDLTESSFGVVAQFEKTGFETEIDIPEDLGPLFRLAALDSEGNVLGVTEVLQKEQRSSSDKFLDLHNWVLGLAMVAAREPRCSCPLSSCT